The nucleotide window CTGTTTCTATGCTGACAGACGATCCATACTTCTCAATTTTAAGTGcagttttattgcaaacagaaACTTCCGCCACGTGCTCTTAAGATTTCTAAAAGCACGTATTAGGTTTCGTTTCTGTTTGTCGGAACATAGCACGGCCAGTTTTGAGTGAGTCGCGCGATATAATACAGATCCCCATCATCCCTCGTCTGAAGTTAAGGCTCCTTTCtgcgcgtcgtgtcgccggaTTTATAGTTATGGGCCAGACGAGGTTGACGAGAATCTGGTCACCATATCCCCCGTCTGTTAGTAATTTATCATCTAAGAGGTTGCTTTTAGTTGCCCAAGCAAATAGGTagtttgatcataaaaaaaaggaatgcgaGGAGATCTAACCTCACcccgatcgataaccgtccgtACTCGGCTTGTTTATTCTAATCTTAGGGCTATCTTAGGCGCATAAGAATTCCCGCGAAAAAGGGATATCGTGGAGTCCGCAGGacgtaacataaaaatagacaattttgttaaataattatgtaaagtattcaacaaaattgattaatacacgtatatttattatgtatattaacttACGATTACGCTGATTTTCTTTGGCTCTTCGTCGATGAGATGCAGGTATAGTTTGCGAATTTTCTTCAGTAGCAGAAATGTCTTCAACATTTCTTTGTCTGCATATATTAACCACGTCATTGTAGTCCAGTTCGTCTCCAACAGCATCTTCTCTTTCCATACTTTCAgtttcattttcttcaaaagTAGGAGGTACATAGCTATCTAAACATatatgacaattttattaagttttaaactatatttcagatttaacatattgcaatatgtatatttttattatcagtcttataaattttcttactaTTAATACTCGTACCTACCAACAAATATATCTTCAATAGACGTGGTTGTAGGTGTGTAATCTAACACATCTGTTTCCCCTCTTTCCAATCTTTGTTGATGTTCCTGTAAAATCATGTACAAATGTCTGCACAATTCCATCTTAAAGCAACTAACAACACAAATAAGGATAAGAATTGGTAATAAAAGCCAGGTGCAGTAAATAGGGCGcataagtattttattataatacaaaaataattacaattccTGAATAATTAGAATGGTATAATCGTATACGTTTCGACCCTTTCTTTAGGTCATTTTCAGCGCATGATATTAACAAATCATAACAACATCACATTGGTCACAGTTTTACGCACACAAACGTTTAAAAAGActtgaaaatattcaaaaatagcACATTAGCTCTTTGACTATTTGTAAGCCTTTTCAACTGTTTGCGTAAAACTTCGAACAGTATTATCTTGttgtaatttgttaatattatacgcTGAAAATGACCTAAAGAAAGGGTTAAAAATAAGTACGCGATTATACCATTCTAATTCTTCagggtttttaattttttatgtattacaatataatactgGCTCTTATTGCTAATTCTTGTTATCCTCATTAGATTTGTTCATAACAGCTAGACCTCTGTATTGTGATTGTTTATCAACTTCGCGTGCGcttgcgtgcgtgcgtgtgtgtgtgtaaataaatgtaagtatCTTGAATGTATCTTATgtgttatacaaaataatatacctCTTCTTCTGGAGTACTGTCAGGACAGTTGACAGATCCTTGGACATATTCCAAACCCATACAGGCAATGACACGCTGGTCCATCGTACTCAAGGGTTGTGCAGTTAGAGGAAAGTTCCCTGTTCTCTGCTTTTCATTTCGAAGCTTGGATGCTTTCTTTGATGCAGTACTTTTCATATCTTTCCAAACctgtagaaaaataattaatattatacattatattgattaataaaaatagtacaGTTCTAAAACAATAGACTTATATAGTTAGATGTTCTCTAAGAATCTATATTTCAATACCAGATTTTCCAAAATTCTAACACaacaaagatattaatattctacAGAGTAAATGGGACATTAATATACATTGTACATAAGCATGATGTAGCAAAAttgctataattaatatacataataatgcaataaacaGTAACATTAATTCAATGCTGTGATTTCTCACTCAGTAATGTAACTGAATAATAATAGAACATATGCATTATAATACTTTCACATCgacaagtaaaaaattttaattaattggaaaatcaaaatatatagttttcactaaaaaagtaaaatatttaccactaaaaataaaaaataaaaattgagatacATGAGAATCAAACGCGGTTATCCGTACGTGAGTTTAAGTCAATTActagttatttttatgataaaaactataattcGATACgaataatagtttttataataattgtaaataacaaGTACTTGACTTAAGCTCACGTACGGATAACCGCGTTTGACTCTCATAgctcaattttcattttttattcttagtTTTAATAGCGAGAGTCTATagctaattaattatctaaatatcTTACCGTTTGCCATTGTTTGGTTGATTTTTGAGTGCCACTAGACAATCTGTTCAATTTTATCGTTAACTCTTTCCACTGTTTTATGTGATGTACCTTTCCTTCTTTCGTTAGAAACTTGCCAGCTGCAAACTCGGAATGTGATTCCATGTAACTTATCAATTCTTCGTATTGTGTACTTGATGTCCGTAAGGCACGGGTTCTTTTCGTgctaaaatgtaataaacaaaattatatatctatataacaactgttattataataaaatatatataactcagTAACTTGCagagtatatatttattctcttttataaattaatacttacATCTTTGAGTATTTGTTAATAGACTGATTTAGAACTCAGCGCGGTAAGCGGTGCACACGTTGttcttgtttaatttaataccaTTATTAATTGAACGTTTTGGTCCTTGTTTGAATCATTTTCAGCAATGtgttttataatgtatttctTAAATTGTATGTCCGTCGGTGACCGTAACGGGGTGTGCGTTACGAAGTGAGAGTCTCGCACATCGTTGGGGTTACCGAGGAacttacaatttaaaaaatacattgtaaaaCACATTGCTGTAGAAAATAGCTCAAG belongs to Temnothorax longispinosus isolate EJ_2023e unplaced genomic scaffold, Tlon_JGU_v1 HiC_scaffold_86, whole genome shotgun sequence and includes:
- the LOC139825061 gene encoding uncharacterized protein; translated protein: MTLPASTKRTRALRTSSTQYEELISYMESHSEFAAGKFLTKEGKVHHIKQWKELTIKLNRLSSGTQKSTKQWQTVWKDMKSTASKKASKLRNEKQRTGNFPLTAQPLSTMDQRVIACMGLEYVQGSVNCPDSTPEEEEHQQRLERGETDVLDYTPTTTSIEDIFVDSYVPPTFEENETESMEREDAVGDELDYNDVVNICRQRNVEDISATEENSQTIPASHRRRAKENQRNRRQQSGVQQQEARENVNDEPCSNNVINPRRQRNVEDISAAEENIAPNSQTTSAPSRRRAEEIQRNRRHRQRIGVQLQETRENFGDIAEKHAEALKLFAEASMKMAENDSQRVQLENQRLEIEEKRIVVEGQIHKLLSILLDKIE